The following proteins are encoded in a genomic region of Candidatus Methylospira mobilis:
- the cheY gene encoding chemotaxis response regulator CheY, with protein sequence MAADPNLRFLVVDDFSTMRRIVRSLLKELGYLNVEEAENGQAAFSKLQGGGFDFVVSDWNMPVMDGLELLKAIRADAALCKIPVLMVTAEAKKENIIAAAQAGANGYVVKPFSAATLDEKLNKILEKMGKGG encoded by the coding sequence ATGGCCGCAGATCCGAATCTAAGATTCCTTGTTGTCGATGATTTTTCTACCATGCGGCGCATCGTGCGCAGTCTGCTCAAGGAGCTGGGTTACCTGAATGTTGAAGAGGCTGAAAACGGTCAAGCAGCGTTCTCCAAGCTCCAAGGCGGTGGTTTTGACTTTGTAGTTTCAGACTGGAATATGCCGGTTATGGACGGCCTGGAATTGTTGAAGGCCATTCGGGCTGACGCTGCACTCTGCAAAATTCCGGTGTTGATGGTTACGGCCGAGGCAAAAAAGGAAAATATAATTGCCGCCGCACAGGCCGGAGCGAACGGTTATGTGGTCAAGCCATTTAGTGCGGCTACCCTGGACGAAAAGCTGAACAAGATTCTTGAGAAGATGGGGAAGGGTGGGTAA
- the cheZ gene encoding protein phosphatase CheZ has translation METQVSEIQENISNDEMLMRIGRITRDLHDNLRILGYDTMLEKVASEIPDVRDRLGYVIQMTEQAAQRVLNATDLCSPLQDQIINGSGDLLEEWNALLSKRSQYTAHKDLAEKTIAFLSATQADAQLTRQQLVEIMLAQDFQDLTGQVVKRITQLAHDMETQLVKLLVDFAPELSAKSESGDSLLNGPQVATSGKTDIVTNQEQVDDLLESLGF, from the coding sequence TTGGAAACTCAAGTCTCAGAAATCCAGGAAAACATCAGCAACGACGAGATGCTGATGCGTATAGGGCGGATCACTCGCGATTTACATGATAACCTGCGTATATTGGGTTATGACACCATGCTGGAAAAGGTCGCATCGGAGATTCCTGATGTCAGGGATCGTTTAGGCTATGTGATTCAGATGACCGAGCAGGCCGCGCAACGCGTGTTGAACGCAACTGATTTGTGTTCGCCGTTGCAGGATCAAATCATTAACGGTAGCGGCGATCTATTGGAAGAGTGGAACGCCCTGTTATCCAAACGTAGCCAGTATACGGCGCATAAGGATCTGGCAGAGAAAACCATAGCATTTTTGAGCGCTACGCAAGCGGATGCACAACTTACGCGCCAACAATTGGTTGAGATTATGCTTGCTCAGGATTTTCAGGATCTTACCGGGCAGGTCGTCAAACGCATTACTCAGCTGGCGCACGACATGGAAACCCAGCTGGTAAAGCTACTTGTTGATTTTGCCCCGGAACTTTCTGCGAAATCGGAATCTGGGGATAGCCTGCTGAACGGTCCGCAGGTTGCTACTAGCGGAAAAACTGATATAGTGACCAATCAGGAGCAGGTAGATGACCTGCTGGAAAGTTTGGGGTTCTGA
- the fliW gene encoding flagellar assembly protein FliW: protein MQIKTAVFGELSIDPSTVITFDNGLAGFEDSKRFTLFHKESEDKSVSAAFWLLQSVERPELHFSVADPGAFGFNYSFKLTDEEVAALGNGSPDDVIVLVLLFKDEAGNVNSNIKSPLIINTKTLKGLQKVLVSVEPTLTIVETRPVLGFNA from the coding sequence ATGCAAATTAAAACTGCTGTGTTTGGCGAGCTGTCGATTGATCCGTCTACCGTTATTACGTTCGATAACGGTCTGGCCGGTTTCGAAGACTCCAAACGTTTCACTCTATTTCATAAAGAAAGTGAGGATAAATCTGTTTCGGCAGCTTTCTGGTTGCTGCAGTCCGTAGAACGGCCGGAGTTGCATTTTTCCGTAGCTGATCCAGGCGCTTTTGGTTTTAATTACAGTTTTAAATTGACGGATGAGGAAGTTGCTGCATTGGGGAACGGCTCACCTGATGATGTAATCGTTCTGGTTCTATTGTTCAAGGATGAAGCTGGAAATGTTAATAGCAATATTAAATCGCCATTGATAATCAACACCAAAACTCTTAAGGGTTTGCAGAAAGTACTGGTTTCTGTAGAGCCGACATTGACCATTGTCGAAACCAGGCCGGTGCTCGGGTTTAACGCATAG